Proteins from a genomic interval of Lycium ferocissimum isolate CSIRO_LF1 chromosome 2, AGI_CSIRO_Lferr_CH_V1, whole genome shotgun sequence:
- the LOC132041463 gene encoding coatomer subunit epsilon-1, translating into MAGSGPDPLFGLRNNFYIGAYQAAINNSDVPNLSQDDAVERDTLVYRSYIALGSYQLVINEIDASAATPLQAVKLLALYLASPDNKETAIAGLHELLGDPAIGSNPILRLIAGIVFMHEQDYNEALKHTNAGGTMELHALNVQILIKMHRSDYAEKQLRIMQQVDEDHTLTQLANAWLNLAVGGSKIQEAYLIFQDFSEKYQMTSLILNGKAVCCMHMGNFDEAETLLLEALNKDAKDPETLANLVVCSLHLGKPCTRYLNQLKLSNPDHILVKRATSAEESFDRAVQTVA; encoded by the exons atggCAGGATCAGGACCAGACCCACTGTTCGGATTAAGGAACAACTTCTACATAGGTGCTTACCAAGCCGCTATTAACAACAGTGATGTCCCTAATCTCTCTCAAGACGACGCCGTTGAACGAGACACTCTTGTTTACCGATCTTATATTGCCCTTGGCAGTTATCAG CTTGTGATCAATGAGATCGATGCATCAGCAGCTACTCCTCTACAGGCTGTCAAACTGCTCGCTTTGTACCTTGCTAGCCCTGATAATAAG GAAACAGCAATCGCCGGTCTACATGAATTATTAGGAGATCCCGCCATAGGAAGCAACCCTATATTAAGGCTTATTGCTGGGATCGTGTTCATGCATGAGCAGGATTACAATGAAGCTCTGAAACACACAAATGCTGGTGGAACAATGGAATT GCATGCTTTGAATGTCCAGATACTCATTAAGATGCATCGGTCGGATTATGCAGAGAAACAGTTGAGAATCATGCAGCAAGTTGATGAAGATCATACACTAACTCAACTTGCAAATGCATGGTTAAACTTGGCAGTG GGCGGATCAAAAATACAAGAAGCATATCTTATATTCCAAGACTTCTCTGAGAAGTATCAGATGACTAGCTTAATCCTGAATGGGAAGGCTGTTTGTTGCATGCACATGGGTAACTTTGACGAAGCTGAGACGCTGTTGCTTGAAGCCTTAAACAAG GACGCTAAGGATCCAGAAACACTGGCCAATCTGGTTGTCTGCAGTCTTCACCTTGGGAAACCATGCACACGCTACCTCAA CCAGTTAAAATTGTCGAACCCAGACCACATACTTGTCAAGCGCGCGACATCTGCTGAAGAAAGTTTTGATAGAGCAGTCCAAACTGTTGCTTGA
- the LOC132048140 gene encoding beta-amyrin 28-monooxygenase-like, whose product MDAFDLSTIVLVVSSLILTAILYQNYPSKNTKLPPGSFGWPVIGETVEFLFRNPEKFVSDRMKKYSPDIFKTKIMGEKTVVICGPNGHKFLFSNEEKLFTPFRTYSMQRIFRSYQSKHSPRPSSQSTGVIRQPGFLKPEALGRYLGKMDFITKELLQFHWEGKSEIKTYPFAKILTLTLACRFFLGSSERIVKLVNYFDDITLGLHTMILKVPGTAFYRANKAAIAIRRELIGVIKEKKEDMANGVKMQDILCHMIVVKDSDGKLMGENEIADKIMGLLVAGYSTVATTITFLMKYVGERSDIYEKILTEQKEIAVAKKAGELLEWEDMQKMKYSWNVVCETMRLTPPLQGTFREVLRDFTYAGYTIPKGWKVYWTTSSTNKSPAYFQEPEVFDPSRYEKGDGPTPYTYVPFGGGPRMCPGKEYARLVVLTFLHNVVTKYKWELVVPNEKIVGDMMPTPENGLPIRLHQH is encoded by the exons ATGGATGCTTTTGATCTCTCCACTATTGTCTTAGTTGTTTCCTCTCTCATCCTTACTGCTATTCTCTACCAAAATTATCCTTCTAAAAATACCAAACTTCCCCCAGGTAGTTTCGGATGGCCCGTAATAGGCGAAACCGTAGAGTTCTTGTTTAGAAACCCTGAAAAATTTGTTAGTGATAGAATGAAGAAATACTCTCCTGATATCTTCAAAACTAAAATAATGGGAGAGAAAACAGTTGTAATTTGTGGCCCTAACGGCCACAAATTTCTCTTCTCGAACGAAGAGAAGCTCTTTACTCCATTTCGTACTTATTCTATGCAGAGAATCTTTCGTTCTTACCAATCAAAACATTCTCCTCGTCCTTCTTCTCAATCCACTGGGGTTATTCGCCAGCCTGGGTTTTTAAAACCCGAGGCGCTAGGCCGTTACTTGGGAAAAATGGATTTTATAACAAAAGAGCTTTTGCAATTTCACTGGGAAGGCAAAAGTGAGATTAAAACCTATCCTTTTGCTAAAATTTTGACATTAACACTAGCTTGTCGTTTCTTTCTTGGGAGTTCGGAGAGGATAGTGAAGCTCGTAAATTATTTCGATGATATTACATTAGGGTTACACACGATGATTTTGAAAGTTCCGGGGACAGCTTTTTATCGGGCGAATAAGGCGGCGATAGCCATTAGAAGGGAGCTTATAGGTGTGATAAAGGAGAAGAAAGAGGATATGGCTAATGGAGTGAAAATGCAAGACATATTGTGTCATATGATAGTTGTTAAGGATAGTGATGGAAAGTTGATGGGTGAGAATGAAATTGCTGATAAAATTATGGGGCTTTTAGTTGCGGGCTATAGCACTGTTGCAACAACCATAACATTcctcatgaaatatgttggaGAGAGATCTGATATCTATGAAAAGATCCTCACCG AGCAAAAGGAGATTGCTGTGGCTAAGAAGGCAGGAGAATTGTTAGAATGGGAGGACATGCAGAAAATGAAGTACTCATGGAATGTCGTATGTGAAACGATGAGGCTTACTCCACCACTTCAAGGGACTTTTAGAGAAGTGCTCAGAGACTTCACCTATGCTGGTTACACCATCCCCAAGGGTTGGAAG GTTTATTGGACAACAAGCAGCACAAATAAAAGTCCAGCTTACTTTCAAGAACCAGAAGTGTTTGATCCATCAAGATACGAGAAAGGCGATGGGCCAACTCCATACACCTACGTGCCATTTGGTGGTGGACCAAGAATGTGCCCTGGCAAAGAGTATGCTCGCCTTGTAGTTTTAACTTTTCTTCACAATGTTGTAACCAAATACAAGTGGGAGTTAGTTGTTCCCAATGAGAAGATTGTTGGTGATATGATGCCAACACCAGAAAATGGACTTCCTATTCGTCTTCACCAGCATTGA